The DNA sequence CATTTAGATCTGCACCATAAGCGGATATATAAACGTCTGCCATATGCTCTAGAAATTCAAAACCTCTTTTTCCGCGATCAACAAACATGATTAGACTCCTTCCTCTTCTCTCATAAAATAACCATTTAAAAATCTTATACTTATAGCCTTTATGAGCAAAGAAGATAAATGAATAATCTCGATTGAAGGTGAGGACTTGTGGAAAAATGGGACCTAATAATTATTGGGGCCGGGGTAGCTGGCTTAACCGCTGGAATATATGGCGCTAGAAGCGGGCTTAAAACCCTAATTTTAGATGCAGGACAGGCTGGGGGAAAACTCCTCCTAGTACCTTTAATAGAGAATTATCCCGGTTTCCCTGAGGGCATTAGCGGTGAGGAGTTAGCTAAAAGGATTATTGAACAATGTCTAAAATTTGGCGTAGAGATTCATGAATTTGAAAGCGTCAATGAAGTGGAGTTTAGAGACTTTAATAAGATTGTTAGGACCGATAAAGCAGAATATACTGCCAGGGCCATCATAATTGCCTCAGGCTCAATACATAAGAGACTTAGGGTTCCTGGAGAAGAAGAGTTTGAAGGAAGAGGTGTAAGTTACTGCGCTTTATGTGATGGGGCATTCTTTAAGGGTCTTAAAGTTTTAGTTGTAGGAGGCGGAAATACGGCTGCCATTTCCGCCATATATTTAGCAAACTTAGCTTCAAAAGTCTATTTAGCTCATAGAAGAAATCAGCTGAGAGCTGAAGAGATCTATGTTAAGTCGCTCATCGAAAAAGGTGTTGAAATACTATGGAATACTGAAGTAAGGAGAATTAGAGGTAGTTCAAAGGTTGAAAGTGTTCTACTCTATAATAACATGAGAGGGGAGGAGACGGATCTACCGGTAGATGGAGTATTTATTTGTATAGGCGAAAGACCTAATAGTGAATTTGCTAAAAAATCCGGAATAAGAGTTGATGAAGAGGGCTATATAATTGTTGACATGCTTCAGAGAACTAATATTGAGGGAGTATATGCGGCTGGCGACGT is a window from the Candidatus Bathyarchaeia archaeon genome containing:
- the trxB gene encoding thioredoxin-disulfide reductase, with translation MEKWDLIIIGAGVAGLTAGIYGARSGLKTLILDAGQAGGKLLLVPLIENYPGFPEGISGEELAKRIIEQCLKFGVEIHEFESVNEVEFRDFNKIVRTDKAEYTARAIIIASGSIHKRLRVPGEEEFEGRGVSYCALCDGAFFKGLKVLVVGGGNTAAISAIYLANLASKVYLAHRRNQLRAEEIYVKSLIEKGVEILWNTEVRRIRGSSKVESVLLYNNMRGEETDLPVDGVFICIGERPNSEFAKKSGIRVDEEGYIIVDMLQRTNIEGVYAAGDVTSHSIKQIGTAVGQAIVAASEAFKYVRRPYYA